A genome region from Stenotrophomonas bentonitica includes the following:
- the dbpA gene encoding ATP-dependent RNA helicase DbpA, whose amino-acid sequence MNEFSELPLSASLAAGIDALGYTQMTPVQAQALPAILARRDLIAQAPTGSGKTAAFGLGLLQALDPAVIRAQALVLCPTRELADQVGKQIRKLATGIPNLKLVVLTGGMPLGPQLASLEAHDPHVVVGTPGRIQELGRKRALKLGGVTTLVLDEADRMLDMGFEEPIREIAGRTSKDRQTLLFSATYPDEIREIARVLLRDPVEVTVEGADHAPAIRHLFCEVDLASKQKALAGLLLKYTPESTVVFCNTRRDVDDVAVSLQEFGFSALPLHGEMEQRDRDEVLVRFANRSCNVLVASDVAARGLDVQDLAAVINYELPTDIETYEHRVGRTGRAGATGLAISLVTGRERNRADALEAAQGKPLDWQKTPLATARPAVLPQAAMATLRIDGGKTDKLRPGDILGALTGDAGLSAKVIGKIDIYATRSYVAIAREHVGKAIARLEAGKIKGRRFRVRKM is encoded by the coding sequence ATGAACGAATTCTCCGAACTGCCCCTGTCGGCCTCGCTGGCGGCGGGCATCGACGCGCTGGGCTATACCCAGATGACTCCCGTGCAGGCGCAGGCGCTGCCGGCGATCCTGGCGCGCCGCGACCTGATCGCACAGGCTCCCACCGGCAGCGGCAAGACCGCTGCGTTCGGGCTGGGCCTGCTGCAGGCGCTGGACCCGGCGGTGATCCGCGCGCAGGCGCTGGTGCTGTGCCCCACCCGCGAACTGGCCGACCAGGTCGGCAAGCAGATCCGCAAGCTGGCCACCGGCATCCCCAACCTGAAGCTGGTGGTGCTCACCGGCGGCATGCCGCTGGGCCCGCAGTTGGCCTCGCTGGAAGCGCATGACCCGCACGTGGTGGTGGGCACCCCGGGCCGGATCCAGGAACTGGGCCGCAAGCGCGCCCTGAAGCTGGGCGGGGTGACCACGCTGGTGCTGGACGAAGCCGACCGCATGCTCGACATGGGCTTCGAAGAGCCGATCCGCGAGATCGCCGGGCGTACCAGCAAGGACCGGCAGACGCTGCTGTTCTCGGCGACCTACCCCGACGAGATCCGCGAGATCGCGCGGGTGCTGCTGCGCGACCCGGTCGAAGTGACCGTGGAAGGCGCCGACCACGCGCCGGCGATCCGCCACCTGTTCTGCGAGGTCGACCTGGCCAGCAAGCAGAAGGCGCTGGCTGGCTTGCTGCTGAAGTACACCCCCGAATCGACCGTGGTGTTCTGCAACACCCGCCGCGATGTGGACGACGTGGCCGTGTCGCTGCAGGAGTTCGGTTTCTCGGCGCTGCCGCTGCACGGTGAAATGGAACAGCGCGACCGCGACGAAGTACTGGTGCGCTTCGCCAACCGCAGCTGCAACGTGCTGGTGGCCAGCGACGTGGCCGCACGCGGGCTGGACGTGCAGGACCTGGCGGCGGTGATCAATTACGAGCTGCCCACCGACATCGAAACCTATGAACACCGCGTCGGGCGCACCGGCCGCGCCGGTGCCACCGGGCTGGCGATCAGCCTGGTGACCGGGCGCGAACGCAACCGCGCCGACGCGCTGGAAGCGGCACAGGGCAAGCCTCTGGACTGGCAGAAGACGCCGCTGGCCACGGCCCGCCCGGCGGTGCTGCCGCAGGCGGCCATGGCCACTCTGCGCATCGACGGCGGCAAAACGGACAAGCTGCGCCCGGGCGACATCCTCGGCGCGCTGACCGGCGACGCTGGATTGTCGGCCAAGGTGATCGGCAAGATCGACATCTATGCCACGCGTTCGTACGTGGCGATCGCGCGCGAGCACGTGGGCAAGGCCATCGCGCGACTGGAAGCCGGGAAGATCAAGGGCCGGCGGTTCCGCGTTCGCAAGATGTAA
- a CDS encoding efflux RND transporter periplasmic adaptor subunit, producing MLRISLLPGRTGTCAAALIISTSLLLGGCGAGGPAGEAAAAEKDPKAEKAAEAVPVEAAAATRRAVAASYTGTAALEARAESQVVAKTSGVALAVLVEEGQQVRAGQPLVRLDPDRARLAVAQSEAQMRKLENSYQRAQKLVGQQMVSAADVDQLRYDLENVRAQYRLATLELSYTTVVAPISGVIASRSIKTGNFVQINTPIFRIVDNSRLEATLNVPERELATLRPGQPVTLVADALPGKSFPGKVDRISPVVDAGSGTFRVVSGFGEGAEGLQPGMFGRIRIDYDQRADALVVPRLALLDDGDPAVFRVRDGKVARVPVKLGYAEGPWVEIRDGLVAGDKVVTAGKVALRDGTAVQVIGDKPAATVASKAAPAKAETRQ from the coding sequence ATGTTGCGAATCTCTCTTCTGCCCGGCCGCACCGGAACCTGCGCCGCGGCGCTGATCATCTCCACCTCGCTGCTGCTCGGCGGCTGCGGCGCCGGTGGCCCGGCCGGCGAAGCGGCGGCCGCCGAAAAGGACCCCAAGGCCGAGAAGGCCGCTGAAGCGGTGCCGGTCGAAGCCGCCGCGGCCACCCGTCGCGCGGTTGCCGCCAGCTACACCGGTACTGCGGCGCTGGAAGCCCGCGCCGAATCGCAGGTGGTGGCCAAGACCTCGGGCGTGGCCCTGGCCGTGCTGGTCGAGGAAGGCCAGCAGGTGCGTGCCGGCCAGCCGCTGGTGCGGCTGGACCCGGACCGTGCGCGCCTGGCCGTTGCCCAGAGCGAGGCACAGATGCGCAAGCTGGAGAACAGCTACCAGCGTGCGCAGAAGCTGGTCGGCCAGCAGATGGTCAGTGCCGCCGACGTGGACCAGCTGCGTTACGACCTGGAAAACGTGCGCGCGCAGTACCGCCTGGCCACGCTGGAGCTGTCCTACACCACGGTGGTGGCGCCGATCTCCGGCGTGATCGCCTCGCGGTCGATCAAGACCGGCAACTTCGTGCAGATCAACACGCCGATCTTCCGCATCGTCGACAACTCGCGGCTGGAGGCCACCCTCAACGTGCCCGAGCGCGAACTGGCCACGCTGCGTCCGGGCCAGCCGGTGACCCTGGTGGCCGACGCGCTGCCGGGCAAGTCCTTCCCCGGCAAGGTCGACCGCATTTCGCCGGTAGTCGATGCCGGCAGCGGCACCTTCCGTGTCGTGAGCGGCTTCGGCGAAGGTGCCGAAGGCCTGCAGCCGGGCATGTTCGGCCGCATCCGGATCGACTACGACCAGCGCGCCGACGCACTGGTGGTGCCGCGCCTGGCCCTGCTCGACGATGGCGACCCGGCGGTGTTCCGCGTGCGTGACGGCAAGGTCGCGCGCGTCCCGGTCAAGCTGGGCTACGCCGAAGGCCCGTGGGTGGAGATCCGCGACGGCCTGGTCGCCGGCGACAAGGTCGTGACGGCCGGCAAGGTCGCGCTGCGCGACGGTACCGCGGTCCAGGTGATCGGCGACAAGCCGGCGGCCACCGTGGCCAGCAAGGCCGCCCCGGCCAAGGCGGAGACCCGCCAATGA
- a CDS encoding ATP-binding cassette domain-containing protein, translated as MPLITLQNVDFSVGGPLLLEKAELSIEPGERIALIGRNGAGKSTLLKLLSGDHKPDDGEVRVQQGVRITRLEQEVPHGAAGSVFDVVADGLGELGQWLAEFHHLSVAEEFDGDALAAVQAKIDAANGWGLDQRVSETLTKLDLNGDAEFARLSGGMKRRVLLGRALVSAPDLLLLDEPTNHLDIEAIDWLEMFLKNWNGSVVFVTHDRRFLRALATRIVEIDRGQVTSWPGDWANYERRREERLNAQAQENARFDKLLAQEEVWIRQGIKARRTRDEGRVRRLKAMRTERSQRRELGGNVRMEASQAENSGKKVIDVKDISFAFGDRVMVKDFSTTILRGDRIGLIGPNGSGKTTLLKLLLGDLAPDSGEVRAGTNLQIAYFDQYRSVLREDWTAIENVAEGRDFLEVNGKRKHVHAYLQDFLFTPERARAPITRLSGGERNRLLLAKLFAQPSNLLVMDEPTNDLDVETLELLEELLGDYTGTLLLVSHDRDFLDNVVTSTMVMEGNGVVGEYVGGYSDWQRHAARVEAAAAPVAVAKPATAPVAAAAAPAPTAKRKLSFKDQRELEQLPQKIETLEKDVEGLTAAMNDPAFYQRSAPDMAAHTQQLGKVQAELDAAYKRWEELDN; from the coding sequence ATGCCTCTGATTACTCTGCAAAACGTCGACTTCAGCGTCGGCGGCCCGCTGCTGCTGGAAAAAGCCGAACTGTCGATCGAACCGGGCGAACGCATCGCCCTGATCGGCCGCAACGGCGCCGGCAAGTCCACCCTGCTCAAGCTGCTGTCCGGCGACCACAAGCCCGACGACGGAGAAGTGCGCGTGCAGCAGGGGGTTCGCATCACCCGGCTGGAGCAGGAAGTGCCGCATGGCGCCGCCGGTAGCGTGTTCGACGTGGTCGCCGACGGCCTCGGCGAGCTGGGCCAGTGGCTGGCCGAATTCCACCACCTGAGCGTGGCCGAGGAGTTTGACGGTGACGCCCTGGCGGCCGTGCAGGCCAAGATCGACGCCGCCAACGGCTGGGGCCTGGACCAGCGGGTCAGCGAGACCCTGACCAAGCTCGACCTCAACGGCGATGCCGAGTTCGCGCGCCTGTCCGGCGGCATGAAGCGCCGCGTGCTGCTCGGCCGCGCGCTGGTCTCGGCACCGGACCTGCTGTTGCTGGACGAACCGACCAACCACCTGGACATCGAAGCCATCGACTGGCTGGAAATGTTCCTGAAGAACTGGAACGGCAGCGTGGTGTTCGTCACCCATGACCGCCGCTTCCTGCGCGCGCTGGCCACCCGCATCGTCGAGATCGACCGCGGCCAGGTCACCAGCTGGCCGGGCGACTGGGCGAACTACGAGCGTCGCCGCGAAGAGCGGCTGAACGCACAGGCGCAGGAAAACGCGCGCTTCGACAAACTGCTGGCCCAGGAAGAAGTCTGGATCCGCCAGGGCATCAAGGCCCGCCGCACCCGTGACGAAGGTCGCGTGCGCCGCCTCAAGGCGATGCGCACCGAACGTTCGCAGCGTCGCGAGCTCGGCGGCAACGTGCGCATGGAGGCCTCCCAGGCGGAGAACTCCGGCAAGAAGGTGATCGACGTCAAGGACATCTCGTTCGCGTTCGGCGACCGGGTGATGGTCAAGGACTTCAGCACCACCATCCTGCGCGGTGACCGGATCGGCCTGATCGGCCCCAACGGCAGCGGCAAGACCACGCTGCTCAAGCTGCTGCTGGGCGACCTCGCGCCGGACAGCGGCGAAGTGCGCGCCGGCACCAACCTGCAGATCGCCTATTTCGACCAGTACCGTTCGGTGCTGCGCGAAGACTGGACCGCGATCGAGAACGTGGCCGAAGGCCGTGATTTCCTCGAGGTCAACGGCAAGCGCAAGCACGTGCATGCCTACCTGCAGGACTTCCTGTTCACCCCCGAACGCGCGCGCGCGCCGATCACCCGTCTGTCCGGTGGCGAGCGCAACCGCCTGCTGCTGGCCAAGCTGTTCGCGCAGCCGTCCAACCTGCTGGTGATGGACGAACCGACCAACGACCTCGACGTGGAGACGCTGGAACTGCTCGAAGAGCTGCTCGGCGATTACACCGGCACGCTGCTGCTGGTCAGCCACGACCGTGACTTCCTGGACAACGTGGTGACCTCCACCATGGTGATGGAAGGCAACGGCGTGGTAGGCGAGTACGTCGGCGGCTACAGCGACTGGCAGCGCCACGCGGCGCGCGTGGAAGCGGCGGCCGCGCCGGTTGCAGTGGCGAAACCCGCTACGGCCCCGGTCGCGGCGGCTGCCGCGCCGGCGCCGACGGCGAAGCGCAAGCTCAGCTTCAAGGACCAGCGCGAACTGGAGCAGCTGCCACAGAAGATCGAAACCCTGGAGAAGGACGTCGAAGGCCTGACCGCCGCGATGAACGATCCGGCCTTCTACCAGCGCAGCGCGCCGGACATGGCTGCGCATACCCAGCAGCTGGGCAAGGTGCAGGCGGAGCTGGACGCCGCCTACAAGCGTTGGGAAGAGCTCGACAATTGA
- a CDS encoding efflux RND transporter permease subunit — MSPAGHDHPDAPGGGLVEFATRRRVTIFMFMITLVLFGLIALGNLKVNLLPDLSYPTLTVRTEYTGAAPTEIETLITEPVEEAVGVVKNLRKLKSISRTGQSDVVLEFAWGTNMDQASLEVRDKMEALNLPLEAKAPVLLRFNPSTAPIMRLVIASKADPASDADAVRQLTALRRYADEDLKKKLEPVAGVAAVKVGGGLEDEIQVDIDQQKLAQLNLPIDNVIKRLKEENINISGGRLEEGSQRFLVRTVNQFADLEDIRNLLVTTQSSTGSAADSAMQQMFAIAASSGSDAAIAAASAAQSASSSSSTTIANGVPVRLKDVATVRQGFKEREAIIRLGGREAVELAIYKEGDANTVATAEALRAKLEQIKAQIPGDAELTTIEDQSRFIEHAISDVKKDAVIGGLLAILIIFLFLRDGWSTFVISLSLPVSIITTFFFMGQLGLSLNVMSLGGLALATGLVVDDSIVVLESIAKARERGLGILQAAIAGTREVSMAVVASTLTTIAVFLPLVFVDGIAGQLFRDQALTVAIAIAISLLVAMTLIPMLSSLKGRPPLAFPEEPAHATWQPQNRWLKPVAGGRRGLGALVRWTVFGIAWAIVKVWRGLTAVIGPVMRKASDLAMKPYAGAERGYLKLLPSALAHPGKVLGLAALAFVATMALVPMLGADLIPQLAQDRFEMTAKLPAGTPLKQTDALVRELQLAHAKDDSITSLYGVSGSGTRLDASPTESGENIGKLTVVMADGGSARTEAAITERLRASMKGHPGVQVDFARPALFSFSTPLEVELRGQDMATLEHAGQALAARLRANPHYADVKSTVEEGFPEIQIRFDQERAGALGLTTRQIADVVVKKVRGDVATRYSFRDRKIDVLVRAQEGDRASVESIRRLIVNPGSSRPVTLDAVAEVVATNGPSEIHRADQTRVAVVSANLRDIDLGGAVREVQDMVAKEPLGAGVGMHIGGQGEELAESARSLIFAFGLAIFLVYLVMASQFESLLHPFVILFTIPLALVGAILALMLTGKPISVVVFIGLILLVGLVTKNAIILIDKVNQLREAGVAKHQALVEGARSRLRPIIMTTLCTLFGFLPLAVAMGEGAEVRAPMAITVIGGLLVSTLLTLLVIPVVYDLLDRRGDAYYRERGRKHHMDVAATPGTAGDAAQEPA, encoded by the coding sequence ATGAGTCCGGCCGGCCACGACCACCCGGACGCCCCCGGCGGCGGCTTGGTGGAGTTCGCCACCCGCCGCCGCGTCACCATCTTCATGTTCATGATCACCCTGGTGCTGTTCGGGTTGATCGCACTGGGCAACCTCAAGGTCAACCTGCTGCCCGACCTGAGCTATCCCACGCTGACCGTGCGCACCGAGTACACCGGTGCAGCCCCGACCGAGATCGAAACGCTGATCACCGAACCGGTCGAAGAGGCCGTGGGCGTGGTCAAGAACCTGCGCAAGCTCAAGTCGATCTCGCGCACCGGGCAGAGCGATGTGGTGCTCGAATTCGCCTGGGGCACCAACATGGACCAGGCCAGCCTGGAGGTGCGCGACAAGATGGAAGCGCTGAACCTGCCACTGGAGGCCAAGGCCCCGGTGCTGCTGCGCTTCAACCCGTCCACCGCGCCGATCATGCGCCTGGTGATCGCGTCCAAGGCCGACCCGGCCAGCGACGCCGACGCCGTGCGCCAGCTCACCGCGTTGCGCCGCTATGCCGACGAAGACCTGAAGAAGAAACTGGAACCGGTGGCCGGCGTGGCGGCGGTGAAGGTCGGCGGTGGCCTCGAGGACGAGATCCAGGTCGACATCGACCAGCAGAAGCTGGCCCAGCTCAACCTGCCGATCGACAACGTCATCAAGCGCCTCAAGGAAGAGAACATCAACATTTCCGGCGGCCGCCTGGAGGAGGGCTCGCAGCGCTTCCTGGTGCGCACCGTCAACCAGTTCGCCGACCTGGAGGACATCCGCAACCTGCTGGTGACCACCCAGAGCAGCACCGGCAGTGCGGCCGATTCGGCCATGCAGCAGATGTTCGCGATTGCCGCCTCCAGCGGTTCGGACGCGGCCATCGCCGCCGCCTCCGCCGCGCAGAGCGCCTCCAGCAGCAGCTCCACCACCATCGCCAACGGCGTGCCGGTGCGCCTGAAGGATGTCGCCACCGTGCGCCAGGGCTTCAAGGAACGCGAGGCGATCATCCGCCTGGGCGGTCGCGAAGCGGTGGAACTGGCGATCTACAAGGAAGGCGACGCCAATACCGTGGCCACCGCCGAAGCACTGCGTGCCAAGCTCGAACAGATCAAGGCGCAGATCCCCGGCGATGCCGAACTGACCACGATTGAAGACCAGTCGCGCTTCATCGAACACGCGATCAGCGACGTCAAGAAGGACGCGGTGATCGGTGGCCTGCTGGCGATCCTGATCATCTTCCTGTTCCTGCGCGATGGCTGGAGCACCTTCGTGATCAGCCTGTCGCTGCCGGTCTCGATCATCACCACGTTCTTCTTCATGGGCCAGCTCGGTCTGAGCTTGAACGTGATGTCGCTGGGCGGCCTGGCGCTGGCCACCGGCCTGGTGGTGGACGACTCGATCGTGGTGCTGGAGAGCATCGCCAAGGCGCGCGAACGTGGCCTGGGCATCCTGCAGGCCGCCATTGCCGGTACCCGCGAAGTGAGCATGGCGGTGGTCGCCTCGACCCTGACCACCATCGCGGTGTTCCTGCCGCTGGTGTTCGTCGACGGCATCGCCGGCCAGCTGTTCCGCGACCAGGCGCTGACCGTGGCAATCGCGATTGCGATCTCGCTGCTGGTGGCGATGACCCTGATTCCGATGCTGAGCTCGCTCAAGGGCCGCCCGCCGCTGGCGTTCCCGGAAGAACCGGCGCACGCCACCTGGCAGCCGCAGAACCGCTGGCTCAAGCCGGTGGCCGGCGGTCGTCGCGGGCTGGGTGCACTGGTGCGCTGGACCGTGTTCGGGATCGCCTGGGCAATCGTCAAAGTGTGGCGTGGCCTCACCGCCGTCATTGGTCCGGTGATGCGCAAGGCCAGCGACCTGGCGATGAAGCCGTATGCCGGTGCCGAGCGCGGCTACCTGAAGCTGCTGCCCAGCGCGCTGGCCCATCCGGGCAAGGTGCTGGGGCTGGCCGCGCTGGCGTTCGTCGCCACGATGGCGCTGGTGCCGATGCTGGGCGCGGACCTGATTCCGCAGCTGGCCCAGGACCGGTTCGAAATGACCGCCAAACTGCCCGCTGGCACGCCGCTGAAGCAGACCGATGCGCTGGTGCGCGAGCTGCAGCTGGCCCATGCCAAGGACGACAGCATCACCTCGCTGTATGGCGTGAGTGGCAGCGGCACGCGGCTGGACGCCAGCCCGACCGAGAGTGGCGAGAACATCGGCAAGCTCACCGTGGTCATGGCCGACGGCGGCAGTGCGCGCACCGAAGCGGCGATCACCGAACGCCTGCGTGCGTCGATGAAGGGCCATCCGGGCGTGCAGGTCGACTTCGCACGGCCTGCACTGTTCAGCTTCTCCACGCCGCTGGAAGTGGAACTGCGCGGTCAGGACATGGCGACGCTGGAACATGCCGGCCAGGCGCTGGCCGCACGGCTGCGTGCCAACCCGCACTACGCCGACGTCAAGTCGACGGTGGAAGAGGGCTTCCCGGAAATCCAGATCCGCTTCGACCAGGAACGCGCCGGTGCGCTGGGCCTGACCACGCGCCAGATCGCCGACGTGGTGGTCAAGAAGGTGCGCGGCGACGTGGCAACGCGTTACAGCTTCCGTGACCGCAAGATCGACGTGCTGGTGCGTGCCCAGGAAGGCGACCGCGCCAGCGTGGAGAGCATCCGCCGGCTGATCGTCAATCCGGGCAGCTCGCGGCCGGTCACCTTGGATGCGGTGGCGGAAGTGGTCGCCACCAATGGCCCGAGCGAGATCCATCGCGCCGACCAGACCCGCGTGGCGGTGGTCTCGGCCAACCTGCGTGACATCGACCTCGGCGGCGCCGTGCGCGAAGTGCAGGACATGGTCGCCAAGGAGCCGCTGGGTGCGGGCGTGGGCATGCATATCGGCGGGCAGGGCGAGGAGCTGGCCGAGTCGGCGCGTTCGCTGATCTTCGCCTTCGGCCTGGCGATCTTCCTGGTCTACCTGGTGATGGCCTCGCAGTTCGAATCGCTGCTGCATCCGTTCGTGATCCTGTTCACCATCCCGCTGGCCCTGGTCGGCGCGATCCTCGCGCTGATGCTGACCGGCAAGCCGATCTCGGTGGTGGTGTTCATCGGCCTGATCCTGCTGGTCGGGCTGGTCACCAAGAACGCGATCATCCTGATCGACAAGGTCAACCAGCTGCGCGAGGCCGGCGTGGCCAAGCACCAGGCGCTGGTGGAAGGTGCACGTTCGCGCCTGCGCCCGATCATCATGACCACCCTGTGCACGCTGTTCGGCTTCCTGCCGCTGGCGGTGGCGATGGGCGAGGGTGCCGAAGTGCGCGCACCGATGGCGATCACCGTCATCGGCGGCCTGCTGGTTTCCACCCTGCTGACCCTGCTGGTGATCCCGGTGGTGTACGACCTGCTCGACCGTCGTGGCGATGCCTACTACCGCGAGCGCGGCCGCAAGCACCACATGGATGTCGCGGCCACTCCCGGTACGGCCGGCGACGCGGCACAGGAGCCGGCATGA
- a CDS encoding c-type cytochrome: protein MRPQPLAACLALAVLLPFGVAVQAAPAPAPAVPAVPAAAPAAAPAAPAALTGQFDNGRVLAYTCQGCHGITGYKNAYPSYRVPKIGGQTQQYLSQALSEYRTGKRRHPTMQAQSMSFSEQEIADLAVYLSTVK from the coding sequence ATGCGCCCGCAGCCGCTCGCCGCTTGTCTTGCTCTGGCCGTCCTCCTGCCCTTCGGGGTTGCCGTCCAGGCCGCACCTGCTCCAGCTCCAGCCGTACCCGCAGTACCCGCCGCTGCCCCGGCAGCCGCGCCCGCCGCCCCGGCCGCCCTGACCGGGCAGTTCGACAACGGCCGGGTGCTCGCCTACACCTGCCAGGGGTGCCATGGCATCACCGGGTACAAGAACGCCTACCCCAGTTACCGGGTGCCCAAGATCGGTGGGCAGACCCAGCAGTACCTCAGCCAGGCGCTGAGCGAGTACCGCACGGGCAAGCGCCGGCATCCGACGATGCAGGCGCAGTCCATGAGTTTCAGCGAACAGGAGATCGCCGATCTCGCTGTTTACCTGTCCACCGTCAAATAA
- a CDS encoding c-type cytochrome, which translates to MTKATRFKRYAIALSVTLLLAACSQSQVENSADSAADPGHASGEHGSGSSAGLPAGRIAAGEARAQVKGKATNQSCIDCHGADGNHPIDPTYPKLGGQYGDYLAHALQAYRAGDRQHALMTPQATDLSDQDIADLAAYFGSRPSQLRDLHGLK; encoded by the coding sequence ATGACGAAAGCCACGCGATTCAAGCGTTACGCCATCGCCCTGTCCGTTACCCTGCTGCTGGCTGCCTGTTCGCAGTCGCAGGTGGAAAACAGCGCAGATTCCGCCGCCGACCCGGGCCACGCCAGTGGTGAGCACGGGTCAGGCTCCTCTGCCGGCCTGCCGGCCGGACGCATCGCCGCCGGTGAAGCCCGGGCCCAGGTCAAGGGCAAGGCAACGAACCAGAGCTGCATCGACTGCCACGGCGCCGACGGCAACCATCCGATCGACCCGACCTACCCGAAGCTGGGCGGACAATACGGCGATTACCTGGCGCATGCATTGCAGGCCTACCGTGCCGGCGACCGCCAGCATGCGTTGATGACGCCGCAGGCGACGGACCTGAGCGATCAGGATATTGCCGACCTGGCTGCGTATTTTGGTAGCCGTCCGAGTCAGTTGCGGGATCTGCACGGGTTGAAGTGA